AATACCATCCGGCGACAATTCGATAACCGCACGGTACCTCTCTTCTGAATTGCGCAATTGCTGTTCAGCGTTAATCCGTTCACGGCGATCCTCCGCTTCCTTTAACTCTCGCTCAATTGCCGGGACTAATCTGGTCAGATTGCCTTTCATAATAAAATCGTGAGCGCCAGCTTTCATAGCCTTCACCGCGATCTCTTCGCCAACAACTCCAGATATAATAATGAAAGGCAAATCTATACGTAGAGCTTTGATAAGTTTCAATGCTTCTGGTGCGCTAAACTTAGGCAAATTGTAATCGGATATTATCACATCCCAGGTTTTTGATTCGAGCAAACTCTTCATGTCTACAGCACTCTCAACCCTTTCAGAAATCACAGAATACCCACCCCTCCTTACCTCTCTTATCATAAAATAAGCATCATCTTCAGAATCTTCAACAATGAGTATACGTAATTCTTTGGCCATAAGTTATCACCTTCCAAATATAAATAATATGGCACTAGGTTATGTTTGTTATTAAGGGGATATAGGCTAAGGCTTCTTGTTTGAAGGAACTTCGTTAAGTAATACCCAATAAACACCGAGCTGTCGAATCGTCTCCACAAATTGCGAAAAATCTACCGGTTTACGGATGTAGCTGTTTGCTTTAAGGTTATAACATTCTACAATATCTTTCTCCTCATTAGAGGAGGTTAGAATAACTACAGGAATTAACTTTGTACTATCATCTTCTCTTATATGTCTCAATACTTCCAAGCCATCAATTTTAGGCAGCTTAAGGTCCAAAAGGATAACTTTAGGAAACTCCAGGTTATCAGCTTTAGCCTTTTCGAAATAGCTTAGCGCCTCTGCTCCGTCACGAGCTACAATAATTTCACTAGCAATTTTGTTTTTATTAAGCGCGCGTATTGTCAATTCCTCATCATCATGATTATCCTCTACTAACATGATTATCTTAGTTTTCATAATGATTATGCCTCCGTACAAATCACTTGTTCTTA
Above is a window of Candidatus Margulisiibacteriota bacterium DNA encoding:
- a CDS encoding response regulator encodes the protein MKTKIIMLVEDNHDDEELTIRALNKNKIASEIIVARDGAEALSYFEKAKADNLEFPKVILLDLKLPKIDGLEVLRHIREDDSTKLIPVVILTSSNEEKDIVECYNLKANSYIRKPVDFSQFVETIRQLGVYWVLLNEVPSNKKP